Proteins encoded in a region of the Acidimicrobiia bacterium genome:
- the purF gene encoding amidophosphoribosyltransferase, with protein sequence MLKPREACGIFGVYAPGSAVSQLAYLGLYALQHRGQESAGIAVSDGTRMQVIKDMGLVTQVFDQPRLAGLEGHIAIGHVRYSTAGSSTWENAQPIYRDVGDTGIALGHNGNLTNTSALLEELGTIDSPIESDSELIAACIEKAYPDQERSDGRSFETALLRVLPKLEGAFSLVAMDEAHLVGIRDPLGFRPLVLGRLGQGWVIASETCALDIVGAHFVREIEPGEMVVVDASGLRSHIFAADRRAALCLFEFVYFARPDSVLFGKNVHAVRQRMGELLAKQAPAHADLVMPVPESGIPAAQGFSRASGIPYGDGLVKNRYVGRTFIQPNQIMRDLGVRIKLNPLTENISGKRLVVCDDSIVRGSTTRQIVSLLRQAGAVEIHLRISSPPYRWPCYFGMDTYNRSELIAASLSKLDIAEYLGADSLEYLELDNLIAATGVPPDSFCMACFTGNYPIPVDPELKKQTLREASVNRVADAAKAGVGHATGQRTGITE encoded by the coding sequence GTGTTGAAACCGCGTGAAGCGTGCGGAATATTCGGCGTCTATGCTCCGGGTAGTGCTGTCTCTCAGCTCGCCTACCTCGGCCTGTATGCGCTTCAACATAGGGGCCAGGAGTCGGCAGGAATCGCCGTCTCGGACGGGACGCGAATGCAAGTCATCAAGGACATGGGGCTTGTCACTCAAGTTTTCGACCAGCCCCGACTGGCAGGGCTCGAAGGTCATATAGCCATCGGTCACGTTCGATACTCCACTGCTGGCTCAAGCACATGGGAGAATGCTCAGCCTATATACCGGGATGTCGGCGACACTGGGATTGCTCTAGGTCACAACGGAAACCTCACCAATACCTCCGCTCTTCTCGAAGAACTAGGAACCATCGACAGCCCCATAGAGAGCGACTCCGAACTTATTGCTGCCTGCATTGAGAAGGCTTACCCAGACCAAGAGCGCTCGGACGGCAGATCCTTCGAGACTGCGCTTCTCCGGGTCCTTCCCAAGCTGGAGGGGGCCTTTAGCCTCGTGGCAATGGACGAGGCGCATCTCGTAGGCATAAGAGATCCCCTTGGATTCAGGCCCTTAGTCTTGGGAAGGCTGGGTCAGGGGTGGGTAATAGCCTCCGAGACGTGCGCACTGGACATAGTCGGCGCTCACTTCGTGAGGGAGATTGAACCGGGGGAGATGGTTGTTGTCGATGCCAGTGGTCTGAGGTCCCATATATTCGCGGCCGACAGGCGAGCTGCGCTCTGTCTCTTCGAGTTCGTATATTTTGCCCGACCCGACTCGGTTTTATTCGGTAAGAACGTCCACGCGGTGAGGCAGCGAATGGGAGAACTCCTCGCCAAGCAGGCTCCTGCCCATGCAGATCTTGTGATGCCTGTTCCGGAGTCCGGGATACCAGCTGCACAGGGCTTCAGTAGGGCTAGCGGGATTCCGTACGGCGACGGGCTCGTCAAGAATAGATACGTGGGTCGCACTTTCATTCAGCCCAACCAGATAATGCGAGACCTTGGTGTGAGGATCAAACTAAATCCTCTAACGGAGAATATCTCCGGTAAACGCCTGGTCGTGTGCGATGACTCTATCGTTAGAGGCTCCACGACCCGCCAGATAGTTTCTTTGCTGCGTCAGGCGGGCGCCGTGGAGATCCACCTGAGAATCAGTTCTCCTCCGTACCGATGGCCCTGCTATTTCGGCATGGATACCTACAACCGCTCCGAGCTGATAGCGGCGAGCTTGTCGAAGTTGGACATAGCCGAGTACTTAGGGGCCGACTCACTCGAGTATCTCGAGCTAGACAATCTAATCGCTGCGACCGGAGTTCCCCCCGACTCGTTTTGCATGGCCTGTTTCACTGGAAATTACCCCATTCCCGTAGATCCCGAGCTGAAAAAGCAAACCCTCCGAGAGGCGTCCGTGAATCGCGTTGCGGATGCCGCTAAGGCCGGGGTCGGGCACGCCACAGGACAGCGGACCGGCATTACCGAGTGA
- a CDS encoding chromosome partitioning protein: protein MATTIAFANQKGGVGKTTSAQAIGSALASFGDRVLLVDLDPQGCLTFSCGLEPDALEPSLHDVILQNAVAKDALQHLGRSGTVLDLIPSNIDLAGAEVVLTGKTGREFALSRAISGLLDEYDWILIDCPPSLGILTICGLTASDEVVIPVQCETLGMRGVGQLLETIDDVRRYTNSSLRVRGFLATMYDPRPNLGRVVIEEITTKYNLPLIGEPVRKSIRFAEAPAMGSSIFEYAPSVPGAEAYIEIAKELRATGRHGGGG from the coding sequence ATGGCTACCACGATTGCGTTTGCAAACCAAAAAGGTGGGGTCGGCAAGACCACTTCTGCTCAGGCTATCGGATCCGCACTGGCGAGCTTCGGCGATCGAGTCCTTCTTGTGGATCTGGATCCGCAGGGGTGCCTAACGTTCAGCTGCGGTCTCGAACCCGACGCCCTCGAGCCGTCATTGCACGATGTGATTTTGCAGAACGCCGTTGCCAAGGATGCCCTTCAGCACCTGGGACGAAGTGGCACCGTTCTGGATCTAATACCTTCCAACATCGACCTAGCCGGTGCAGAGGTCGTTCTAACTGGAAAGACGGGACGCGAGTTCGCGCTGTCGAGGGCCATTTCGGGTCTTCTGGATGAGTACGATTGGATCCTCATCGACTGCCCTCCTTCGCTAGGAATTCTCACTATCTGTGGCCTCACGGCCTCGGACGAAGTGGTAATTCCGGTGCAGTGCGAAACCCTAGGTATGAGAGGCGTAGGGCAGTTACTCGAAACCATTGACGACGTCCGCCGGTACACAAACTCTAGTCTCAGAGTGAGGGGTTTCCTCGCTACGATGTATGATCCCCGCCCCAACCTGGGAAGGGTCGTCATAGAAGAGATCACTACTAAGTACAACCTTCCCTTGATAGGGGAGCCTGTGAGAAAAAGCATCCGATTTGCGGAAGCTCCCGCAATGGGTAGTTCTATTTTCGAGTATGCGCCTTCGGTTCCCGGTGCAGAGGCCTACATAGAGATTGCAAAAGAACTCAGGGCGACAGGGAGGCATGGTGGAGGCGGATAA
- a CDS encoding LLM class F420-dependent oxidoreductase has translation MRVSLMIEGQEGLEWERWLEIAVTCEASGIETLFSSDHYAPIRRDAFEPVLDAWTTVAGLAAATNKLKLGVLVSPVTFRHPALLAKTVLTCDHISGGRVEVGMGAGWYRLEHERFGLPFPPASTRLRLLAEQLEIVKRIWSSENFSFEGEFYTLTECISYPKPVSSPHPRLIVGGKGGERTMEAAAKWADEYNTVFAGPKECRARRARLNGVCERIGRDPATLSMSLMTGLVFGESPQDVARRSREVAKLQGYDDEEEFGEAVKDSWLIGTPDQIVDSLVQLEEAGVERVMLQHLLHEDFETIEALGELVVPALEQ, from the coding sequence ATGAGGGTTTCTCTCATGATCGAAGGTCAGGAAGGGCTCGAGTGGGAGCGCTGGCTCGAAATCGCTGTCACATGCGAGGCTTCAGGTATAGAGACTCTTTTTTCGTCGGACCACTACGCTCCAATCAGAAGAGACGCATTCGAACCAGTACTGGACGCATGGACCACTGTTGCTGGTCTCGCTGCAGCTACGAACAAGTTGAAACTCGGAGTCTTGGTTTCCCCGGTGACTTTTCGACACCCCGCACTCCTTGCCAAAACAGTACTGACTTGCGATCACATAAGCGGCGGCCGGGTAGAAGTCGGGATGGGTGCTGGGTGGTACCGACTAGAGCACGAGCGCTTTGGTTTGCCTTTTCCGCCGGCCTCGACGAGGTTGCGGCTACTCGCTGAGCAGCTCGAGATTGTAAAGAGAATATGGTCGAGCGAAAATTTCTCCTTCGAAGGAGAGTTCTACACGCTCACGGAATGCATCTCATACCCTAAACCCGTCTCCAGCCCTCACCCCCGCCTGATCGTGGGAGGGAAAGGTGGGGAGCGCACGATGGAGGCGGCCGCTAAGTGGGCAGACGAGTACAACACCGTCTTTGCCGGTCCAAAAGAGTGTAGGGCCCGCAGGGCCCGACTTAACGGGGTGTGCGAACGGATTGGCAGAGACCCCGCCACCCTTTCGATGTCGCTAATGACTGGTTTAGTCTTTGGTGAGTCACCCCAGGACGTTGCACGAAGGAGCCGAGAGGTCGCCAAGCTACAGGGGTATGACGACGAGGAAGAATTTGGCGAAGCGGTGAAAGATTCCTGGCTGATCGGAACACCGGACCAGATAGTTGACAGTCTCGTTCAGCTGGAGGAGGCAGGGGTCGAACGGGTAATGCTCCAACATTTACTACACGAGGATTTCGAGACCATAGAGGCACTGGGGGAGCTAGTGGTTCCCGCTTTGGAGCAGTAG
- a CDS encoding phosphoribosylformylglycinamidine cyclo-ligase has protein sequence MWKRRSSPPGSQPSGSRRLTYRDAGVSIEASEKALELIKDKIRNTFRREVVGDIGGFAGLFEIDVSRFEKPVLVASADGVGTKVLVAQAMGRHDTIGRDLVAMCVDDVVCTGAEPLFFLDYISCSPLDPQLIEEIIEGVAAACREAHCALIGGEMAEHPGAAEKGRYDLAGFAVGVVERAEIIDGAKIREGNVIIGLESGGLMSNGYSLARKVLLEIAGYDLQSRVEGIPHRLGDELLKPTPIYAPAILDLIRHTRAVKGIAHITGGGIPANLVRILPPRTEAIVDTTAWDPDPIFKVIAREGGVDEEEMYSVFNMGIGMVIVIDESCTDTAVDLLRSHGHHAHKIGRVTKTRSKPKVVLEALT, from the coding sequence ATCTGGAAAAGGCGGAGCAGCCCACCCGGCTCCCAGCCGAGTGGCTCCAGAAGGCTTACATACCGAGATGCTGGAGTCAGTATCGAGGCTTCCGAGAAGGCCTTAGAGCTGATAAAAGACAAAATCCGCAACACATTCCGACGCGAGGTCGTCGGTGACATTGGTGGGTTCGCTGGCCTTTTCGAGATAGACGTCTCCCGATTCGAAAAGCCGGTCCTCGTTGCCTCGGCAGATGGCGTTGGGACTAAAGTACTCGTTGCTCAGGCGATGGGCCGTCACGACACCATAGGGAGAGACCTAGTTGCCATGTGCGTCGATGACGTGGTGTGTACGGGCGCCGAGCCCCTTTTCTTTCTCGACTACATATCCTGCTCACCTCTGGATCCCCAGCTCATCGAAGAGATCATCGAAGGAGTCGCTGCGGCGTGCCGAGAGGCGCATTGTGCATTGATTGGTGGCGAGATGGCCGAGCACCCCGGAGCGGCCGAAAAAGGGCGCTACGATTTGGCAGGCTTTGCAGTTGGCGTGGTCGAACGAGCCGAGATAATCGACGGGGCGAAGATCCGGGAAGGAAACGTAATCATAGGTTTGGAAAGCGGTGGACTGATGAGCAACGGCTACTCCCTCGCTCGCAAGGTCCTGTTGGAAATCGCTGGCTATGACTTGCAATCCAGAGTAGAAGGAATTCCCCATAGGCTGGGCGACGAGCTTTTGAAACCCACCCCCATATACGCTCCGGCCATCCTCGATCTCATCCGACACACCAGAGCGGTAAAAGGTATTGCTCACATCACAGGGGGTGGAATCCCGGCTAACCTTGTGCGAATCCTTCCACCAAGGACCGAGGCTATTGTCGACACCACAGCTTGGGACCCCGACCCCATCTTCAAAGTAATTGCGAGGGAAGGGGGAGTCGATGAAGAAGAGATGTACAGCGTTTTCAACATGGGTATTGGAATGGTCATAGTCATTGACGAATCGTGCACAGACACTGCTGTCGACTTGCTCCGTAGCCACGGCCACCACGCCCATAAAATAGGGAGAGTCACCAAAACTCGCTCCAAGCCTAAGGTGGTTTTGGAGGCGCTCACATAG